In Sorghum bicolor cultivar BTx623 chromosome 10, Sorghum_bicolor_NCBIv3, whole genome shotgun sequence, one genomic interval encodes:
- the LOC8065093 gene encoding U4/U6.U5 tri-snRNP-associated protein 2 gives MGADEQPSPTRKRDREEEGEDLSDGGAAEKRPRAEGASLLGLATYEDEDEDEAARGHANGRRAVEPDEEEDDDEEDDVRRAPERRPRQAELRRDCPYLDTVNRQVLDFDFEKFCSISLSNLNVYACLVCGKYFQGRGLKSHAYTHSLEAGHHVFINLQTEKAYCLPDGYEINDPSLEDIRHVLNPRFTKEQVLNLDKNKQWSRALDGSNYLPGMVGLNNIKETDFVNVTIQSLMRVTPLRNFFLIPENYQHRKSPLVHRFGELTRKIWHARNFKGQVSPHEFLQAVMKASDKRFQIGVQSDPVEFMSWLLNTLHAKLKSSKKKNRSIIHDCFQGELEVVKEVHRKHIMEKREDGDEPNGEAGSVVGTADGIVTETSKVPFLMLGLDLPPPPLFKDAMEKNIIPQVPLFNILKKFDGETVTEVVRPSIARMRYRVTRLPKYLILHMRRFTKNNFFVEKNPTLVNFPVKNLELKDYIPLPKPKENHKLRSKYDLIANIVHDGKPGEGCYRVFVQRKSEEAWYEMQDLHVTETLPQMVALSETYMQIYEQHE, from the exons ATGGGCGCAGACGAGCAGCCATCCCCGACGCGGAAACGCGACCGCGAGGAAGAAGGAGAGGACCTCTCCGATGGGGGCGCCGCCGAGAAGCGGCCGCGCGCAGAGGGCGCGTCCCTGCTGGGGCTGGCCACCTACGAGGACGAGGATGAAGACGAAGCGGCCAGGGGCCACGCGAATGGCCGGCGCGCGGTGGAGCCtgatgaggaggaggatgacGATGAGGAGGACGACGTGAGGAGGGCTCCGGAGAGGAGGCCCAGGCAGGCGGAGCTGCGCCGGGACTGCCCGTACCTCGACACCGTGAACAGACAG GttcttgattttgattttgagaAGTTCTGTTCAATCTCCTTGTCAAATTTGAATGTGTATGCATGCTTGGTCTGTGGAAAATATTTCCAAGGAAGAGGGTTGAAATCTCATGCATATACACACAGTCTTGAAGCAGGCCATCATGTGTTCATTAATCTTCAAACCGAAAAGGCTTACTGTCTTCCTGATGGATATGAGATCAATGATCCATCGTTAGAAGATATTCGGCATGTTCTCAATCCAAG GTTTACAAAAGAGCAGGTTCTAAATCTTGACAAAAATAAGCAGTggtctagagcacttgatggctCCAATTATCTACCTGGAATG GTGGGTCTTAACAACATCAAGGAAACTGATTTTGTGAATGTCACAATACAGTCATTAATGAGAGTTACGCCTCTGAGAAATTTCTTTCTAATCCCTGAAAACTATCAGCATAGAAAATCACCATTGGTTCATCGTTTTGGGGAATTGACACGTAAGATTTGGCATGCTAGGAACTTCAAGGGACAG GTTAGTCCACATGAGTTTCTGCAAGCAGTTATGAAGGCCAGCGACAAACGGTTTCAGATTGGTGTACAGTCAGACCCAGTGGAATTTATGTCATGGCTCTTGAACACACTGCATGCGAAACTAAAAAgctcaaagaagaaaaacaGAAGCATAATACATGATTGTTTTCAG GGAGAACTTGAAGTTGTTAAGGAGGTTCATAGGAAGCATATAATGGAAAAGAGAGAGGATGGCGATGAGCCGAATGGTGAGGCAGGTTCAGTGGTTGGAACTGCAGATGGAATTGTTACTGAAACATCTAAGGTCCCATTCCTGATGCTCGGTCTTGACCTGCCACCTCCACCACTTTTCAAAGATGCCATGGAGAAAAATATCATTCCACAG GTACCGTTATTTAACATACTAAAGAAGTTTGATGGTGAGACTGTGACAGAGGTCGTCCGACCATCCATTGCCCGAATGAGGTACCGAGTCACTAGACTACCGAAGTATCTGATCCTTCATATGCGAAGGTTTACCAAAAATAACTTCTTTGTCGAGAAAAATCCTACTCTAG TTAATTTTCCTGTGAAGAACTTGGAATTGAAGGACTACATTCCATTACCTAAGCCGAAAGAGAATCATAAGCTACGTTCAAAGTATGACCTCATAGCAAACATTGTCCATGATGGCAAACCAGGCGAGGGGTGCTACAGAGTATTTGTACAGCGGAAATCTGAAGAGGCCTG GTACGAGATGCAGGATCTTCATGTTACCGAGACTCTTCCTCAAATGGTAGCTCTCTCAGAAACCTACATGCAAATATATGAGCAACACGAATGA
- the LOC110430912 gene encoding protein YLS3-like codes for MAMRMVATAAAVALVAVMCVLAPRAAAQTTPNCAAKLVPCSPYINTTGTPPDTCCSPLKDAVQNDLKCLCDLYATPEIFKAFNISIEAALGVSKRCGLDDTTTACKGLSPTQSPPGSPSGGSGSGSNAGHRTLSVGFPGLMSLFLALWSALA; via the exons ATGGCGATGCGGATGGTGGCGACGGCGGCAGCAGTGGCGCTGGTGGCGGTGATGTGCGTGCTGGCGCCCCGAGCGGCGGCGCAGACGACGCCGAACTGCGCGGCGAAGCTGGTCCCGTGCTCGCCGTACATCAACACGACGGGGACGCCGCCGGACACCTGCTGCAGCCCGCTCAAGGACGCCGTCCAGAACGACCTCAAGTGCCTCTGCGATCTCTACGCCACGCCGGAGATCTTCAAGGCCTTCAACATCAGCATCGAGGCGGCCCTCGGCGTCTCCAAGCGCTGCGGCCTCGACGACACCACCACCGCCTGCAAGG GACTTTCTCCTACACAGTCTCCTCCAG GTTCACCATCAGgtggcagtggcagtggcagCAACGCCGGTCATCGCACTCTATCTGTCGGTTTCCCAGGATTGATGAGCTTGTTCTTGGCTTTGTGGTCTGCATTGGCATAA
- the LOC8061641 gene encoding probable mitochondrial intermediate peptidase, mitochondrial isoform X1, producing MLSRAAAIRRGAAAAFSTASEKPETGLYGFDVLRTAKGFRRFVDDAIQRSDELVAHVARLPSSIEIVRTMDEISNTVCSVIDSAELCRNTHPDREFVEEADKASMRIYEHLQYLNTNTTLYNAILKAEGESVLLTEEARRAATTLRIDFEKGGIHLPEDKLENANQLNLEIAQLGRKFNENVMNKPGFVDVYPASRIPRNMQHIFKSVSRFNTSKQMNTEKQKGLRIVTESGNLSSALRWISDEEVRKQVYIVGNSEPRENIGILNELIHARDELAKIMGCKSYAEFAIRPNMAASADVVMSFLEDLSNIVKHKAEEEFKIIQNFKRRTCNEKSTNLEPWDEDYFIGMMKSSVYDLDASVIAKYFPLSQCLKGLNVLVESLFGATFHQIPMRDGESWHPDVIKLCLHHPDEGDLGFMYLDLYSRKGKHPGCAHFAVQGGRRLSDSNYQLPIIALVCNFSRASGITARLNHGDVETLFHEFGHALHSLLSRTEYQHFSGTRVALDVAETPSNLFEYYAWDYRVLKTFALDETTGDAIPEKLVKALNASRNMFPATELQRQIFYSIMDLTLFGEQTSKPMDTISTVADLRRKHTSWKYAEGTHWHTRFTHLISYGAGYYSYLYARCFATTIWQEVCQEDPLSCSAGSAIRNKFLRFGGSKDPSSLLKDFAGDAIIRNSGSGIIPNIGSLCKEIGL from the exons ATGCTAtcgcgcgccgccgccatccGCCGCGGCGCTGCGGCGGCGTTCTCCACAGCCTCGGAGAAGCCGGAGACGGGGCTATACGGCTTCGACGTGCTGCGCACTGCGAAGGGGTTCCGCCGCTTCGTGGACGATGCCATCCAGCG GTCGGACGAGCTAGTGGCACACGTCGCGCGGCTGCCGTCGTCCATCGAGATTGTCCGCACTATGGACGAGATTTCGAATACA GTTTGCTCTGTCATTGATTCGGCCGAGCTGTGCAGGAATACCCATCCCGATAG GGAGTTTGTGGAGGAGGCAGATAAGGCGTCGATGAGGATTTATGAGCATCTTCAG TACCTGAATACAAACACTACTTTGTACAATGCTATACTGAAAGCTGAGGGTGAAAGTGTCCTGCTCACGGAGGAGGCTCGAAGAGCAGCAACTACCTTGCGTATTGACTTTGAAAAAGGAGGGATTCATCTTCCTGAAG ATAAACTTGAGAATGCTAATCAGCTGAACCTTGAGATTGCCCAGCTGGGTAGAAA GTTCAATGAAAATGTAATGAACAAACCAGGTTTTGTGGATGTATATCCAGCTTCACGGATTCCAAGGAATATGCAGCATATTTTCAAGTCTGTTTCCCGTTTTAATACTAGCAAACAGATGAACACTGAAAAGCAAAAAGGCCTAAGGATTGTAACAGAATCAGGAAATCTATCATCAGCACTAAGATGGATTTCTGATGAGGAA GTCAGAAAACAGGTATACATTGTTGGGAACTCTGAACCTCGTGAAAATATTGGCATTCTTAATGAACTTATACATGCTCGTGATGAACTTGCAAAG ATTATGGGATGCAAATCATATGCTGAATTTGCTATTCGTCCTAACATGGCCGCATCAGCCGATGTGGTTATGTCATTTCTTGAAGATTTGAGCAACATTGTTAAGCATAAAGCTGAAGAG GAATTCAAGATCATACAAAATTTCAAGAGAAGAACGTGTAATGAAAAGAGCACCAATCTAGAACCCTGGGATGAGGATTACTTCATTGGAATGATGAAATCATCTGTATATGATCTGGACGCTTCA GTCATTGCAAAATACTTTCCCTTGTCACAGTGCCTAAAAGGGCTAAATGTTCTGGTTGAATCATTATTTGGTGCAACATTTCATCAAATTCCTATGAGGGATGGGGAGTCATGGCATCCAGATGTGATAAAGCTCTGTCTCCATCATCCTGATGAG GGTGATTTAGGATTCATGTATCTTGACCTCTACTCCAGAAAGGGTAAACATCCAGGATGCGCTCATTTTGCGGTCCAAGGGGGCCGGAGATTATCAGACTCAAACTACCAACTGCCG ATCATCGCCTTAGTATGCAACTTCTCACGTGCTTCTGGAATAACTGCAAGGCTTAACCATGGGGATGTTGAAACTCTTTTTCATGAGTTTGGGCATGCCCTTCATTCTCTGCTGTCAAGAACG GAATATCAGCATTTCTCTGGTACTAGGGTTGCTCTTGATGTGGCTGAAACCCCCTCAAACCTCTTTGA ATATTATGCCTGGGACTATCGTGTCTTGAAGACATTTGCTCTAGATGAAACAACTGGAGATGCAATACCAGAAAAGCTGGTAAAGGCACTAAATGCTTCTCGGAATATGTTTCCTGCTACTGAGCTCCAGAGGCAG ATCTTTTACTCTATAATGGACCTAACCTTGTTTGGGGAGCAAACATCCAAGCCTATGGACACGATTTCCACTGTCGCTGATTTGAGAAGGAAGCATACAAGTTGGAAATATGCAGAAGGCACACACTGGCATACTCGATTTACTCATCTCATAAGCTATGGTGCTG GCTACTATAGCTATCTCTATGCTAGATGTTTTGCCACAACTATATGGCAAGAAGTATGCCAAGAAGACCCATTGTCCTGCAGTGCAGGCAGTGCCATAAGGAACAAATTCTTGCGGTTCGGCGGGTCAAAGGACCCATCATCCCTGCTGAAGGATTTTGCAGGTGATGCCATCATTAGAAACTCTGGGAGTGGAATAATCCCTAACATTGGTTCCTTATGTAAAGAAATTGGATTGTGA
- the LOC8061641 gene encoding probable mitochondrial intermediate peptidase, mitochondrial isoform X2 translates to MLSRAAAIRRGAAAAFSTASEKPETGLYGFDVLRTAKGFRRFVDDAIQRSDELVAHVARLPSSIEIVRTMDEISNTVCSVIDSAELCRNTHPDREFVEEADKASMRIYEHLQYLNTNTTLYNAILKAEGESVLLTEEARRAATTLRIDFEKGGIHLPEDKLENANQLNLEIAQLGRKFNENVMNKPGFVDVYPASRIPRNMQHIFKSVSRFNTSKQMNTEKQKGLRIVTESGNLSSALRWISDEEIMGCKSYAEFAIRPNMAASADVVMSFLEDLSNIVKHKAEEEFKIIQNFKRRTCNEKSTNLEPWDEDYFIGMMKSSVYDLDASVIAKYFPLSQCLKGLNVLVESLFGATFHQIPMRDGESWHPDVIKLCLHHPDEGDLGFMYLDLYSRKGKHPGCAHFAVQGGRRLSDSNYQLPIIALVCNFSRASGITARLNHGDVETLFHEFGHALHSLLSRTEYQHFSGTRVALDVAETPSNLFEYYAWDYRVLKTFALDETTGDAIPEKLVKALNASRNMFPATELQRQIFYSIMDLTLFGEQTSKPMDTISTVADLRRKHTSWKYAEGTHWHTRFTHLISYGAGYYSYLYARCFATTIWQEVCQEDPLSCSAGSAIRNKFLRFGGSKDPSSLLKDFAGDAIIRNSGSGIIPNIGSLCKEIGL, encoded by the exons ATGCTAtcgcgcgccgccgccatccGCCGCGGCGCTGCGGCGGCGTTCTCCACAGCCTCGGAGAAGCCGGAGACGGGGCTATACGGCTTCGACGTGCTGCGCACTGCGAAGGGGTTCCGCCGCTTCGTGGACGATGCCATCCAGCG GTCGGACGAGCTAGTGGCACACGTCGCGCGGCTGCCGTCGTCCATCGAGATTGTCCGCACTATGGACGAGATTTCGAATACA GTTTGCTCTGTCATTGATTCGGCCGAGCTGTGCAGGAATACCCATCCCGATAG GGAGTTTGTGGAGGAGGCAGATAAGGCGTCGATGAGGATTTATGAGCATCTTCAG TACCTGAATACAAACACTACTTTGTACAATGCTATACTGAAAGCTGAGGGTGAAAGTGTCCTGCTCACGGAGGAGGCTCGAAGAGCAGCAACTACCTTGCGTATTGACTTTGAAAAAGGAGGGATTCATCTTCCTGAAG ATAAACTTGAGAATGCTAATCAGCTGAACCTTGAGATTGCCCAGCTGGGTAGAAA GTTCAATGAAAATGTAATGAACAAACCAGGTTTTGTGGATGTATATCCAGCTTCACGGATTCCAAGGAATATGCAGCATATTTTCAAGTCTGTTTCCCGTTTTAATACTAGCAAACAGATGAACACTGAAAAGCAAAAAGGCCTAAGGATTGTAACAGAATCAGGAAATCTATCATCAGCACTAAGATGGATTTCTGATGAGGAA ATTATGGGATGCAAATCATATGCTGAATTTGCTATTCGTCCTAACATGGCCGCATCAGCCGATGTGGTTATGTCATTTCTTGAAGATTTGAGCAACATTGTTAAGCATAAAGCTGAAGAG GAATTCAAGATCATACAAAATTTCAAGAGAAGAACGTGTAATGAAAAGAGCACCAATCTAGAACCCTGGGATGAGGATTACTTCATTGGAATGATGAAATCATCTGTATATGATCTGGACGCTTCA GTCATTGCAAAATACTTTCCCTTGTCACAGTGCCTAAAAGGGCTAAATGTTCTGGTTGAATCATTATTTGGTGCAACATTTCATCAAATTCCTATGAGGGATGGGGAGTCATGGCATCCAGATGTGATAAAGCTCTGTCTCCATCATCCTGATGAG GGTGATTTAGGATTCATGTATCTTGACCTCTACTCCAGAAAGGGTAAACATCCAGGATGCGCTCATTTTGCGGTCCAAGGGGGCCGGAGATTATCAGACTCAAACTACCAACTGCCG ATCATCGCCTTAGTATGCAACTTCTCACGTGCTTCTGGAATAACTGCAAGGCTTAACCATGGGGATGTTGAAACTCTTTTTCATGAGTTTGGGCATGCCCTTCATTCTCTGCTGTCAAGAACG GAATATCAGCATTTCTCTGGTACTAGGGTTGCTCTTGATGTGGCTGAAACCCCCTCAAACCTCTTTGA ATATTATGCCTGGGACTATCGTGTCTTGAAGACATTTGCTCTAGATGAAACAACTGGAGATGCAATACCAGAAAAGCTGGTAAAGGCACTAAATGCTTCTCGGAATATGTTTCCTGCTACTGAGCTCCAGAGGCAG ATCTTTTACTCTATAATGGACCTAACCTTGTTTGGGGAGCAAACATCCAAGCCTATGGACACGATTTCCACTGTCGCTGATTTGAGAAGGAAGCATACAAGTTGGAAATATGCAGAAGGCACACACTGGCATACTCGATTTACTCATCTCATAAGCTATGGTGCTG GCTACTATAGCTATCTCTATGCTAGATGTTTTGCCACAACTATATGGCAAGAAGTATGCCAAGAAGACCCATTGTCCTGCAGTGCAGGCAGTGCCATAAGGAACAAATTCTTGCGGTTCGGCGGGTCAAAGGACCCATCATCCCTGCTGAAGGATTTTGCAGGTGATGCCATCATTAGAAACTCTGGGAGTGGAATAATCCCTAACATTGGTTCCTTATGTAAAGAAATTGGATTGTGA
- the LOC8063066 gene encoding probable serine/threonine-protein kinase At1g09600 yields MAREIRFLQRLDHPNVMKLEGIATSRMHRSIYLVFDFMYSDLARLVLRSGNRLTEPQIKCYMQQLLAGLQHCHERGILHRDIKGSNLLIDRHGVLKIGDFGLANYYGASRRHPLTSRVVTLWYRAPELLLGSTSYGVGIDLWSAGCLLAEMFFGKPLMPGSGEVDQLLKIFRLCGSPPDDYWRKMKLSPSFKPPKPYKATTAERFRDLPPSSLGLLATLLALDPAARGTAGQALQNSFFSTPPLPCDLSALPVVYKEEDEVDARKPRRARSQSHRRKDGKQKAEEEKQSEINSGSPPEKQAQAQPMRSRPSDITIRVSPGQDPVTNTGNPGQESAAANASSSAHDASSEKAIVGASSSTVAKRFSPSPVVQDASPVQMVVQDQKQLPTANASHHSGSDDDEDHVNHHLVAAPDHGDGEEEEEEEEAGGEPPSGIGSGGGSVKRVGPESRSAAFVSDFEAAAAVLRGSDEFPSSKQYVLVDHL; encoded by the exons ATGGCGAGGGAGATCCGGTTCCTGCAGCGGCTGGACCACCCCAACGTGATGAAGCTGGAGGGCATCGCCACCTCCCGGATGCACCGCAGCATCTACCTCGTCTTCGACTTCATGTACTCCGACCTCGCCAGGCTCGTCCTCCGCTCCGGCAACCGCCTCACCGAGCCGCAG ATCAAGTGCTACATGCAGCAGCTGCTCGCGGGTCTGCAGCACTGCCACGAGCGCGGCATCCTGCACCGGGACATCAAGGGCTCCAACCTGCTCATCGACCGCCACGGCGTGCTCAAGATCGGCGACTTCGGCCTCGCCAACTACTACGGCGCCAGCCGCCGGCATCCGCTCACCAGCCGAGTCGTCACGCTCTGGTACCGCGCGCCCGAGCTGCTGCTAGGCTCCACCAGCTACGGCGTCGGCATCGACCTGTGGAGCGCGGGTTGCCTCCTCGCCGAGATGTTCTTCGGCAAGCCCCTCATGCCCGGCAGTGGCGAG GTGGATCAGCTGCTGAAGATCTTCAGGCTGTGCGGGTCGCCGCCGGACGACTACTGGCGGAAGATGAAGCTGTCGCCGTCGTTCAAGCCCCCCAAGCCGTACAAGGCCACGACGGCGGAGCGGTTCCGCGACCTGCCGCCGTCGTCGCTCGGCCTGCTCGCCACGCTCCTCGCGCTCGACCCGGCCGCGCGCGGCACCGCCGGACAGGCCCTGCAGAACAGC TTCTTCAGCACGCCGCCGCTGCCGTGCGACCTCTCGGCGCTCCCCGTCGTGTAcaaggaggaggacgaggtcgacgcGAGGAA GCCGAGGAGAGCGCGCTCGCAGAGCCACAGGCGGAAGGACGGCAAGCAGAAAGCCGAGGAGGAGAAGCAGTCGGAGATCAACAGCGGGTCTCCTCCTGAGAAACAGGCGCAGGCGCAGCCCATGCGGAGTCGGCCGTCGGACATTACCATCCGTGTAAGTCCTGGCCAAGATCCAGTAACTAACACAGGAAATCCAGGCCAAGAATCAGCTGCTGCCAATGCTTCCTCCAGCGCTCACGACGCATCATCAGAAAAAGCCATCGTCGGCGCCTCATCCAGCACAGTCGCGAAACGGTTTTCGCCTAGCCCTGTCGTTCAGGACGCGAGCCCGGTTCAGATGGTAGTTCAAGATCAGAAGCAGCTGCCGACAGCAAACGCCTCCCACCACTCAggcagcgacgacgacgaggaccaCGTCAACCACCACCTGGTTGCGGCTCCGGACCACGGCgacggagaggaggaggaggaggaggaggaggccggtgGCGAGCCGCCGTCCGGCATCGGCAGCGGCGGTGGCAGCGTGAAGCGCGTCGGCCCGGAGAGCAGGTCGGCTGCCTTCGTGTCGGACTTCGAGGCGGCCGCCGCGGTGCTGCGCGGATCGGACGAATTCCCTTCTTCCAAGCAGTACGTTCTTGTGGATCACCTGTAG